A single genomic interval of Malania oleifera isolate guangnan ecotype guangnan chromosome 13, ASM2987363v1, whole genome shotgun sequence harbors:
- the LOC131146458 gene encoding uncharacterized protein LOC131146458: MASRFSLKMKTLSLLALALAVFVEGTLGEVTCENLGEDKCAFAVSATGRRCVLEKQVKRTGEEKFVCRTSDIEANKLKDLVESDECIKACGVDRKSLGISSDSLLESRFTHKLCSSECYQSCPNIVDLYFNLAAGEGVFLPKLCEAQITSGVHRGMAEIQSSGFVASAPTAALGLTENDAVTPAPAPAPASY, encoded by the exons ATGGCTTCTCGTTTTAGCTTGAAGATGAAGACCCTCTCCCTGCTCGCCCTCGCCCTTGCCGTCTTCGTGGAGGGCACTCTAG GGGAAGTAACTTGTGAGAATCTGGGCGAGGACAAGTGCGCGTTCGCGGTGTCGGCGACGGGGCGGCGGTGCGTGCTGGAGAAGCAGGTGAAGCGCACCGGCGAAGAGAAGTTCGTGTGCCGCACGTCGGACATTGAAGCCAACAAGTTGAAGGATTTGGTGGAGAGCGACGAGTGCATCAAGGCCTGCGGCGTCGACAGGAAGTCTCTCGGCATCTCCTCCGATTCCCTGCTTGAGTCTCGCTTCACCCACAAGCTTTGCTCCTCTGAGTGCTACCAGTCCTGCCCCAACATCGTTGATCTCTACTTCAACCTTGCTGCCGGCGAAG GCGTATTTCTTCCTAAACTATGCGAGGCGCAAATAACTAGTGGCGTGCATAGGGGAATGGCGGAGATCCAAAGCTCTGGCTTTGTTGCATCAGCACCCACAGCAGCATTAGGGCTCACTGAAAACGATGCTGTTACACCTGCACCGGCACCGGCACCGGCATCTTACTAA